One Cytobacillus luteolus DNA segment encodes these proteins:
- the tadA gene encoding tRNA adenosine(34) deaminase TadA encodes MYNDDYFMRLAIIEAKKAEMINEVPIGAIIVKDNEVIASAHNLRETEQRSIAHAELLAIDQACKVVGSWRLEEATLYVTLEPCAMCAGAIVLSRVKRVVYGAKDPKGGCAGTLMDLLQEERFNHQSEVVQGVLEEECGLLLSDFFKRLRLQKKEKKQLNLEP; translated from the coding sequence ATGTACAATGATGATTATTTTATGAGGTTGGCTATCATAGAGGCAAAAAAAGCTGAAATGATTAACGAGGTGCCGATTGGTGCAATAATTGTTAAGGATAATGAAGTGATTGCTTCAGCGCATAATTTACGGGAAACTGAACAACGATCGATTGCACACGCAGAATTACTTGCAATAGATCAGGCTTGCAAGGTGGTTGGTTCATGGAGACTTGAAGAAGCAACATTATATGTTACACTTGAACCTTGTGCTATGTGTGCCGGTGCTATTGTATTATCTCGCGTAAAAAGAGTAGTCTATGGAGCAAAAGATCCTAAAGGTGGATGTGCTGGTACATTGATGGATTTACTGCAGGAAGAGCGCTTCAATCACCAGTCGGAAGTTGTGCAAGGTGTCCTTGAAGAGGAATGTGGTTTATTGCTAAGCGATTTTTTTAAACGTTTGAGGTTACAGAAAAAAGAAAAAAAGCAGCTTAATTTGGAACCATAG
- a CDS encoding deoxynucleoside kinase: MNLRSKYNIPANSVITIAGTVGVGKSTITKALANSLGFRTSFEKVDTNPYLDPFYADFKRWSFHLQIYFLAERFKEQKKIFEYGGGFIQDRSIYEDTGIFARMHYEKGTMTPIDYETYTNLFEAMVMTPYFPHPDLLVYLEGSLDDILSRIKERGRPMEQQTPVEYWEEMHERYEKWINSFTACPVLRININEYDLIEQEASIEPIIEKISNALNQHSLLVKR, translated from the coding sequence ATGAATTTGCGAAGTAAATACAATATACCAGCAAACTCGGTTATTACAATTGCGGGTACTGTTGGAGTTGGAAAATCTACCATTACAAAGGCCTTGGCAAATTCCTTAGGATTCCGCACTTCTTTTGAAAAGGTAGATACAAATCCTTACCTAGATCCATTCTACGCTGACTTTAAAAGATGGAGCTTCCACCTTCAAATTTATTTTCTAGCTGAACGCTTTAAGGAGCAGAAAAAGATTTTTGAATATGGTGGTGGGTTTATTCAAGACCGCTCTATTTATGAAGATACAGGCATTTTTGCTAGAATGCATTATGAAAAAGGAACAATGACACCAATTGATTATGAAACATATACTAACCTTTTTGAAGCAATGGTGATGACTCCTTATTTCCCGCATCCAGATTTACTTGTCTACTTAGAAGGTAGTCTTGATGATATATTATCTCGTATAAAAGAGCGTGGACGACCAATGGAGCAGCAAACTCCTGTAGAATATTGGGAAGAAATGCATGAAAGATATGAAAAATGGATTAATAGCTTTACTGCCTGTCCTGTTCTTCGAATTAATATAAATGAATATGATTTAATTGAACAAGAAGCATCAATTGAGCCGATTATTGAAAAAATCTCAAATGCCTTAAATCAACATTCTTTATTAGTAAAAAGATAA
- a CDS encoding deoxynucleoside kinase — translation MSHTPFITVEGPIGVGKTSLAKSISEHFQYALLKEIVDENPFLGKFYENIDEWSFQTEMFFLCNRYKQLEDINHLFLQKQQAVVSDYHIIKNIIFAERTLKAPQFSKYLQIYQILTQDMPVPNIIVYLNASLDTLLKRIQMRGRDIEKNIDPAYLLQLSADYEQTMREFERTYPHIPVIRINGDELDFVQNKLDLDYILTKIDKTIAKGVEQNEFAK, via the coding sequence ATGAGCCACACACCTTTTATTACTGTAGAAGGTCCTATCGGTGTTGGTAAAACCTCACTCGCTAAATCCATATCAGAACACTTCCAGTATGCTCTATTAAAAGAAATTGTCGATGAAAATCCGTTTCTTGGGAAGTTTTATGAAAATATAGATGAGTGGAGCTTTCAGACAGAAATGTTCTTTTTATGTAATCGATATAAACAGCTTGAGGACATTAATCATTTATTTTTACAAAAGCAACAAGCTGTAGTAAGTGATTACCATATCATTAAAAATATAATCTTTGCAGAGAGAACTTTAAAAGCTCCTCAATTTAGTAAATACCTTCAAATCTATCAAATCCTAACTCAGGATATGCCTGTACCAAACATAATCGTTTATTTAAATGCCAGCCTCGATACATTACTTAAGCGGATTCAGATGCGCGGACGTGATATTGAAAAAAACATTGATCCTGCTTATTTACTGCAACTTTCAGCTGACTATGAACAAACTATGAGGGAGTTCGAGCGTACCTATCCACATATTCCTGTTATTCGAATTAATGGGGATGAATTAGATTTCGTACAAAACAAGCTAGATTTAGACTATATCTTAACTAAAATAGACAAAACAATTGCAAAAGGAGTCGAACAAAATGAATTTGCGAAGTAA
- a CDS encoding isochorismatase family cysteine hydrolase, translated as MFKYPFYEDQRVALLIIDMINDFKFEYGKALAEKALPMSDSILKLKQQFKQQNLPVIYINDHYNLWQANLPRLLDHCLNKQSEPILKKLAPQEDDYFLIKPKHSAFYNTSLETLLRELDIDTLVLTGIAGNICVLFTANDAYMRGYKLIIPSDCITSNDSRDNEYALLMMKNVLKAHLFSTKDMTESLSDE; from the coding sequence ATGTTTAAGTACCCCTTTTATGAAGATCAACGTGTTGCTTTACTTATTATTGACATGATTAATGATTTTAAGTTTGAGTATGGGAAAGCCTTAGCAGAGAAAGCATTACCTATGAGCGACTCTATTTTAAAGCTAAAGCAACAATTTAAGCAACAAAATCTACCTGTTATATACATAAATGACCACTATAATCTCTGGCAAGCTAACCTTCCACGTTTACTTGATCACTGTTTAAATAAACAAAGCGAGCCTATTCTAAAAAAGCTGGCTCCACAAGAAGATGACTACTTTCTTATCAAGCCGAAGCACTCTGCATTTTATAATACATCCTTAGAGACATTATTGCGCGAGCTTGACATTGATACATTAGTTCTTACTGGTATTGCCGGGAACATTTGCGTACTTTTTACTGCTAATGATGCCTATATGAGAGGCTACAAGCTTATTATCCCAAGTGATTGTATTACTTCAAATGATTCACGTGATAATGAATATGCTTTGTTAATGATGAAAAATGTATTAAAGGCACACCTTTTCTCGACAAAAGATATGACTGAATCTTTATCAGACGAATAA
- a CDS encoding LysM peptidoglycan-binding domain-containing protein, giving the protein MQIHVVQPGQNLSGIASAYNTTVEDIVEANEIPDPSTLAVGQAIVIPIIGRFYWVQPGDTLWSIGQRFGISYQQLAQVNQIPTNLPLQVGTRLYIPELPKRNVETNAYVEPLGGTVTPALEQAAREAAPYLTYLAPFSFQIQRDGSLKEPLLNNFPEIAGQNNVTLMMVVTNLEEGQFSDELGRIVLTDQAVQDKLLDTIVQKAQQYGFRDIHFDMEYLRPEDREAYNTFLRKAKQRFSAQGWLMSTALAPKTSADQKGRWYEAHDYRAHGEIADFVVIMTYEWGYSGGPAMAVSPIGPVREVLEYALSEMPSNKIMMGQNLYGYDWTLPFVEGGEYAKAVSPQRAIELAKQYNVPIQYDQKAQAPHFNYVDAEGKEHEVWFEDARSIQAKFDLIKELNLRGISYWKLGLPFPQNWLLITENFNVVKR; this is encoded by the coding sequence ATGCAGATTCATGTAGTTCAACCAGGACAAAACTTGAGTGGTATTGCTTCTGCTTATAATACAACTGTGGAGGATATAGTAGAAGCAAATGAGATACCAGATCCATCAACACTAGCTGTAGGTCAGGCAATTGTAATTCCGATCATCGGTAGATTTTATTGGGTACAACCTGGAGATACCCTTTGGTCAATTGGACAACGCTTTGGAATTAGCTATCAGCAACTCGCTCAAGTTAATCAAATTCCTACAAACCTTCCTTTACAGGTAGGCACTAGACTCTACATCCCTGAACTTCCAAAGCGAAATGTTGAAACCAATGCCTACGTTGAACCTCTCGGTGGAACAGTAACACCAGCATTAGAACAAGCAGCACGAGAAGCAGCCCCATACCTAACATACCTAGCACCTTTCAGCTTCCAAATCCAACGTGACGGTTCACTAAAGGAACCCCTTCTAAATAATTTTCCTGAGATTGCCGGACAAAATAATGTGACCTTAATGATGGTTGTAACGAATTTAGAGGAAGGCCAGTTCAGTGATGAATTAGGTAGAATTGTTTTAACAGACCAAGCTGTACAAGATAAATTATTAGATACCATTGTTCAAAAAGCACAGCAATATGGTTTCAGGGATATTCATTTTGATATGGAATATTTACGACCAGAGGATCGTGAAGCCTATAATACTTTTTTACGTAAGGCAAAACAACGGTTTAGTGCACAGGGTTGGTTAATGTCTACGGCACTAGCACCTAAAACAAGTGCAGATCAAAAAGGACGTTGGTATGAAGCACATGATTACCGAGCTCATGGGGAAATTGCTGACTTTGTTGTTATTATGACATATGAGTGGGGCTATAGCGGTGGTCCTGCAATGGCTGTATCACCAATTGGTCCTGTAAGAGAAGTATTAGAATACGCCTTATCTGAAATGCCTTCAAATAAAATTATGATGGGCCAAAACTTGTATGGATATGACTGGACCCTTCCATTTGTTGAAGGCGGGGAGTATGCAAAGGCCGTGAGTCCACAGCGTGCTATCGAATTAGCAAAACAATATAACGTCCCTATCCAGTATGATCAAAAAGCACAAGCACCTCATTTTAATTATGTTGATGCTGAAGGTAAGGAGCATGAGGTTTGGTTCGAGGATGCTAGATCCATTCAGGCTAAATTTGATTTAATTAAGGAATTAAATTTAAGAGGAATAAGTTATTGGAAACTAGGTCTTCCTTTCCCACAAAATTGGTTATTGATCACTGAAAATTTTAATGTTGTAAAAAGATAA
- the serS gene encoding serine--tRNA ligase, with the protein MLDIKLLRANFEEVKQKLQHRGEDLTDLGKFEELDAKRRELILKTEELKSKRNEVSAQVAVLKREKQDADHLITEMREVGDQIKVLDDELRPLEEELELLLLSIPNIPHESVPVGETEDDNVEARKWGELPEFSFEPKPHWEIADELGILDFERAGKVTGSRFVFYKGLGARLERALMNFMLDLHVEEHGYEEILPPYMVNRASMTGTGQLPKFEEDAFLIESEDYFLIPTAEVPVTNFHRDEILAGEDLPYNYAAYSACFRSEAGSAGRDTRGLIRQHQFNKVELVKFVKPEDSYEELEKLTGNAEKVLQLLGLPYRVLSMCTADLGFTAAKKYDIEVWIPSYGTYREISSCSNFEAFQARRANIRFRRDPKAKPEHVHTLNGSGLAIGRTVSAILENYQQADGSVIIPEVLRPYMGNREVIGRK; encoded by the coding sequence ATGCTTGATATTAAATTGTTAAGAGCCAATTTTGAAGAGGTAAAACAAAAGCTTCAGCACCGAGGAGAAGACTTAACAGACTTAGGAAAGTTTGAAGAGTTAGATGCGAAACGCAGAGAATTAATTTTAAAAACAGAAGAGTTAAAAAGTAAACGTAATGAAGTATCTGCTCAAGTTGCTGTATTAAAACGTGAAAAGCAAGATGCAGATCACCTAATCACTGAGATGCGAGAAGTTGGCGATCAAATTAAGGTACTTGATGATGAGCTTCGTCCATTAGAAGAGGAGCTTGAACTGTTACTATTATCAATTCCTAACATTCCTCATGAGAGTGTTCCAGTTGGAGAAACGGAAGATGATAATGTTGAGGCTCGTAAGTGGGGAGAGTTACCTGAGTTTTCATTTGAACCAAAACCGCATTGGGAAATCGCAGATGAACTTGGAATCCTAGATTTTGAACGAGCAGGCAAGGTTACTGGAAGTCGCTTTGTTTTTTATAAAGGTCTAGGTGCTAGACTTGAACGTGCATTGATGAACTTTATGTTAGATCTTCACGTTGAGGAACATGGCTACGAAGAAATCCTGCCTCCATACATGGTGAATCGTGCTAGTATGACTGGAACAGGTCAGCTTCCTAAGTTTGAAGAAGATGCTTTTTTAATTGAGAGTGAAGACTACTTCTTAATTCCAACAGCAGAAGTACCTGTTACAAACTTTCACCGTGATGAAATTCTAGCTGGAGAAGACCTTCCATACAATTATGCCGCATATAGTGCATGCTTTAGATCTGAAGCGGGATCTGCAGGTCGTGATACAAGAGGGTTAATTCGTCAGCACCAGTTCAATAAAGTAGAACTTGTTAAATTTGTAAAACCAGAGGATTCTTACGAAGAGTTAGAGAAACTAACTGGTAATGCAGAAAAGGTGCTACAATTGCTCGGACTTCCATACCGAGTGTTAAGTATGTGTACAGCTGATTTAGGATTTACAGCAGCGAAGAAATACGACATAGAAGTTTGGATCCCAAGCTATGGAACGTATCGAGAAATTTCTTCTTGTAGTAACTTTGAAGCATTCCAAGCACGTCGTGCAAATATTCGTTTCCGTCGTGATCCGAAGGCTAAACCAGAGCATGTTCATACGTTAAATGGATCTGGTCTTGCGATTGGACGTACAGTGTCTGCTATATTAGAAAATTATCAACAGGCAGATGGTAGTGTCATTATTCCAGAAGTACTTCGTCCATATATGGGAAATCGTGAAGTTATTGGCCGTAAGTAG